The following are encoded together in the Peromyscus leucopus breed LL Stock chromosome 1, UCI_PerLeu_2.1, whole genome shotgun sequence genome:
- the Mrgprx2 gene encoding mas-related G-protein coupled receptor member X2, with protein MEERNSSGELLSVDLNTPDWGTNITAPNGRNHTGIPLCGIMFCTMIFLSVIIALVGLVGNAIVLWLLGFHMRRNGFSVYILNLAGADFLFLCFQIVHCIHIILDIFYSKTVDTPLFSFVVSNFSYLCGLSMLSAISIERSLSVMCPIWYRCRRPRHTSAVICTLIWFLSLLLSLLEGKGCGLLLDSLGPDWCQTFDFITAAWLIVLFVVLLGSSLALVVTILCGSHRIPVTRLFVTIVCTVLVFLFFGLPYGIYQFLLEWIENFDYVVPCDFYSVTLFLSCVNSCANPVIYFLVGSIRHCRFQRNTLKLLLQRAMQDTLEEEECEEKSSSERCKEMKRV; from the exons ATGGAGGAAAG gaaCAGTAGTGGAGAGCTCCTATCAGTGGATCTAAACACCCCAGACTGGGGCACTAACATCACAGCACCGAATGGAAGAAACCACACTGGAATTCCACTTTGTGGCATCATGTTCTGTACCATGATTTTCCTGTCCGTCATCATTGCCCTGGTTGGGCTGGTTGGAAATGCCATAGTGTTGTGGCTTCTGGGATTCCACATGCGCAGGAATGGCTTCTCTGTCTACATCCTCAACCTGGCTGGGGCTGACTTCCTTTTCCTCTGCTTTCAAATTGTACATTGTATTCATATTATTTTGGACATCTTCTACTCCAAGACCGTTGACAcacctctgttttcttttgttgtgtcaAACTTTTCTTATCTTTGTGGCCTCAGCATGCTCAGTGCCATTAGCATTGAACGAAGTCTGTCTGTCATGTGTCCCATCTGGTATCGCTGCCGACGCCCGAGGCACACCTCAGCTGTCATATGTACCCTGATTTGGTTTCTGTCCCTGTTGTTGAGCCTCCTGGAAGGGAAGGGATGTGGCTTGCTACTTGATAGTCTTGGCCCTGATTGGTGTCAGACATTTGATTTCATCACTGCTGCATGgttaattgttttatttgtggTTCTCTTGGGGTCTAGTCTGGCCTTAGTGGTTACTATCTTATGTGGCTCACACAGGATTCCTGTGACCAGGCTGTTTGTGACCATTGTGTGCACAGTTCTGGTCTTTCTGTTCTTTGGTTTGCCCTATGGGATCTATCAGTTTCTCTTAGAATGGATTGAAAATTTTGATTATGTTGTGCCTTGTGATTTTTATTCTGTGACACTATTTCTCTCCTGTGTCAACAGCTGTGCCAATCCTGTAATTTACTTCCTTGTTGGCTCCATTAGGCATTGTAGGTTCCAGAGGAACACTCTCAAGCTCCTTCTGCAGAGAGCCATGCAGGATACTCTTGAGGAGGAAGAATGTGAAGAGAAGAGTTCTTCAGAAagatgtaaagaaatgaaaagagtcTGA